One window of the Deltaproteobacteria bacterium genome contains the following:
- a CDS encoding MFS transporter, whose amino-acid sequence MRGLYNARLVAASRVAPIAPMSPSTRTACFARLTAANFCFFLTFTSFFLLPLHVRALGGTERTIGLVMGTSGLAGLVSVLAVGALLDRFGRRIFLLGGIATMSAASGAFLLVGRIGPAIFVLRAVQGLAFAAGFNAASTLAAEFAPEGRRAAALGLFGVSTLATHALAPTLGEQLVRLGGFPALFVAATVFSAVGLAVAWPLPDDAPARARAAVPLRATAELSTAIATVACCGVAFGAVITYVPTFVQDAALGPIATFFLSYTAAAVLTRVAAGGLSDSLGRRTVVLPALGLLAASIALLAAVRSALALATAGLLFGTAQGFVYPTLNAFTLDLAEPGQLGRTQTLYNGAFNLGTTAGSMALGPVAQALGHRATFLVAAAMAATALVVFAVGARRVSPERAMSVPSA is encoded by the coding sequence ATGCGGGGTCTGTATAATGCACGCCTCGTCGCGGCAAGCCGCGTCGCGCCCATCGCGCCCATGTCGCCCTCCACCCGCACGGCCTGCTTCGCGCGCCTGACCGCGGCGAACTTCTGCTTCTTCCTCACCTTCACGTCGTTCTTCCTCCTGCCGCTGCACGTGCGCGCGCTCGGCGGCACGGAGCGCACGATCGGGCTCGTGATGGGAACGAGCGGCCTCGCCGGCCTGGTGAGCGTGCTCGCCGTGGGCGCGCTCCTCGACCGCTTTGGCCGGCGCATCTTCCTCCTCGGCGGGATCGCCACCATGTCGGCCGCGTCGGGCGCCTTCCTCCTGGTTGGGCGGATCGGGCCGGCGATCTTCGTGCTGCGCGCGGTGCAGGGGCTCGCCTTCGCGGCCGGCTTCAACGCGGCCTCGACGCTGGCGGCGGAGTTCGCGCCCGAGGGGCGCCGGGCGGCGGCCCTCGGTCTCTTCGGCGTCTCGACCCTCGCCACCCACGCGCTCGCCCCGACGCTCGGCGAGCAGCTCGTTCGGCTGGGCGGCTTCCCCGCGCTCTTCGTCGCGGCGACGGTCTTCTCGGCCGTCGGCCTGGCGGTCGCCTGGCCGCTGCCGGACGACGCGCCCGCCCGGGCCCGCGCGGCGGTCCCGCTGCGTGCCACGGCCGAGCTCTCCACGGCCATCGCGACCGTCGCCTGCTGCGGGGTGGCGTTCGGCGCCGTCATCACCTACGTCCCGACCTTCGTGCAGGACGCGGCGCTCGGACCGATCGCGACCTTCTTCCTGTCGTACACGGCGGCCGCGGTGCTGACGCGCGTGGCCGCGGGAGGGCTCAGCGACTCGCTCGGGCGGCGGACGGTCGTCCTGCCGGCGCTCGGTCTCCTGGCCGCCTCGATCGCGCTGCTTGCCGCCGTCCGCTCGGCGCTGGCGCTGGCCACGGCGGGGCTTCTCTTCGGCACCGCGCAGGGCTTCGTCTACCCGACGCTGAACGCCTTCACCCTCGACCTGGCCGAGCCCGGGCAGCTCGGCCGCACCCAGACGCTCTACAACGGGGCCTTCAACCTGGGCACGACGGCCGGCTCGATGGCGCTCGGCCCGGTGGCGCAGGCGCTCGGCCATCGCGCCACGTTCCTGGTCGCGGCCGCGATGGCGGCGACCGCGCTCGTGGTCTTCGCCGTGGGCGCGCGCCGGGTCAGTCCCGAGCGCGCGATGTCCGTACCCAGCGCGTGA